In Beutenbergia cavernae DSM 12333, the DNA window GGTTGTGCCGGGTGAGCGCGCCGTGGGCCGCGGTTGTGCCCGGTGAGCGCGCCGTGGGCCGCGTTTCCGGACGGTTCAGCGCGGGTGTGGGGGTGGTCGAGGGGGGCGCCGGCAATGGCGCGCTCGGCGTCGCCGCGCAGGATGTTGTGCCGGGTGGGCGCGTCGTGGGCCGCGGTTGTGCCGGGTGGGCGCGCCGTGGGCCGCGTTTCCGGGCGACTCAGCGCGGGTGTGGGCGCGGTCGAGGGGGGCGGCCGCGGCAACACGCTGCGTGGTCCGGCGGCCGCTCCGCCGCGCGCGCTGGCAATGGCGCGCTCGGCGCCGCCGCGCGGCCCGGGTCACACGGTGCGCGGGGGGTCTGCGGTGACGACGTCGAGGCGGGTGCGGATGGCGATCCCGCCTCGCTCGTACGCGGTCGGGTCGTTCGAAGCCGGCCGCGCGGCCGTCGAGCGCGTGCTGGAACCCCTCGGTCCGCTGACCGTCGCGACGGCACCACGTCCGCGGCGAGGGCGCGACGATCGGATGACCTGACGGCGTCGGCGCGGCCGCGCGACCCTAGGCCTCGGCGCGCTCGATGTCCCCGCGCAGGATGCAGAACTCGTTGCCCTCGGGGTCGGCCATGACCAGCCATCCGCCGTCGGGCTCACGCAGGTCGTGCACGTCGGTGGCGCCGAGGCCCCGCACGCGCTCGATCTCCTCGTCGCGGGTGCGGTCCGTCGGGATGAGGTCGAAGTGCATCCGGTTCTTGCCGCTCTTCGCCTCCGGCACCCGGATGAACAGGACCCGGTGGCTGCGATCGGGCGAGAAGATCATGTTCTCCTCGTGCTCGGGCATGTTCGGGTCGTCGGGATCCTCGGCGTACCCGAGCACCGCCGACCAGAAGAGCGACAGCGTGTACGGGTCCTGGGCGTCCAGTGTGGTGTGCGAGATGCGGCTGACCATGGGGCCGACGATCCTCCGTCCGAGCCCCACAGGCCAGCGAATTGCGCCGACCGGGCGCCTCAGGCCGCGCGCTCGTCGAACACGAGCGAGGCCCGCTTGATGACGTCCAGCCCGTCGGAGACGTCGACCGCCATCACCCCGGGCAGGCTGCCGACGTCGTCGGTGAGGAACGTGTAGAGCTCCTCGTCACCGCCGACGGCGACCTCGCCGCACAGGTTCGGCTGGCCGGTGGTGGCGGCGATGTTGAGCACGTTCGGGTGCGCGGCGAGCGCGCGGCCGGCCGCCTCCAGCCGGGAGGGCGCCACGCGGAGCCAGATGAAGGCGATCACGGGCTGGCCGATGCGCGCGGGCTGGACCACGGCGCGCAGGCGGAGCAACCCCTTGCTCATCAACGCCTCCGCGCGCCGGCTCGCCGTGGCCGGCTGCACGCCGAGCCGCTCGGCGAGCTCGCGCCAGCTCATCCGGCCGTCCTCGGCGAGCGCCGCGACCACGCCCCGGTCCAGCTCGTCGAGGTCGTGCCGCGTGTGCGGGCGCTCCTCCGACCAGTGGTCCATGCGGTCGGCCCGCAGCGTGGCGAGCGCGCGGTCCGGGACCAGGCCGCCGGTCCAGCCGTGCGGCGTCGAGAACCGGCGGATGATCTTCAGCGTCGAGCTGCCGACGACGCCCGGCAGCGCCTTGAGGCGCCCTCCCGTGATCTCCAGCAGGTGGCGGGTCGAGCGGACGTGCAGCTGGGCCGCGCAGTCGAGGTCGCCGCCGATGAGCGCGACGTACCCGGACTCCGGCCAGCGGGCCAGGGCCTGGGCCACGTCGACGCTCGCCCCCGGCACGCACCGCAGCCGCAGGAACGCGGCGAAGCCGGCGTCGGCGCGTTGCTGGTCGACGACGCCGACGACGCGGACGACGTCGTCGTCCAGCAGCGTCGCGAGACGTCGGGACACGGTCGGCGCGCTGGTGGCGGCAGCCGCCGCGATGGCTCCGACGCGGGCACGCGGATGGGCGAGGAGCGCCGCCGTGATGCGGAGGTCGACGTCCTGCAGAGCGGCGATGTCTTCCATCATCGATCGAGTTCTCCATCGATTCGTTCATCGGACGCGTGATCCTTGCACCGGGACGCGACGGACGCCAAGTATCGGCGGCGCACCCGACGGCGGGGGCGGGCGAGCACCGGACGGGTGCGGCCGGGACGGGAGGACGAGGCGTTGTCAGCAGTGACCCTGAGCGTGATCGGTGCGGGACACCGGGGCGGGGACGCCTATGGCGACTACTGCTTGCGACACCCGGAGCACGCACGCGTCGTCGCCGTGGCCGAGCCCGACGACCGGCGCCGGGCCGAGTTCGCCGACCTGCACGGCATCCCCGCGGAGCGCCAGTACGCCACCTGGGAGGAGCTGCTCGCCGCCGGTCGGCTGAGCGACGGACTCGTCGTCTCGTCGCCCGACCTCGTGCGGCAGGGACCGGTCGTCGGCGGTGCCCGCCTCGGGTACGGGCTGCTCGTCGAGAAGCCGTTCGCCCCGGACGAGGCGCAGCTCGATGCGATGGTGGCCGAGATCGCCCGCACGGACGCGCTCGTCGGCGTCGCGCACGTGCTCCGGTACACGTCGTTCTACGCCACGCTCAAGGAGCTCGTCGAGCAGGGGACGATCGGCCGCCTCGTGCACCTCGACCAGACCGAGGACATCGGCTACTGGCACTTCGCGCACAGCTACGTGCGCGGGAGCTGGCGCAAGGCGGCGGACGCGACGCCGATGCTGCTGGCGAAGTCCTGCCACGACCTCGACATCATCACGTGGCTCGTCGGCCTGGACTGCACCCACGTCGAGTCCACGGGATCGCTCACGCACTTCCGCCCCGAGCAGGCGCCGGACGGCGCACCGGAGCGGTGCACCGACGGCTGCCCCGCGGCGTCGACCTGTCCGTTCTACGCACCCCGCCTCTACCTCGACCGGCTCGCCGACCACCACCAGCTCCCGGTCACCGCCGTCACGCGCGAGCCCGGCCGGGCGGCGCGCCTCGAGGCGCTCCGCTCCGGCCCGTACGGGCGGTGCGTGTACCGCAGCGACAACGACGTCGTCGACCACCAGACGGTCACCCTCACGTTCGCGGGCGGCGTGCTCGCGACCCTGCGGACGGCGGCGTTCACGGCGTCGAACACGCGCACCATCCGGCTGCTCGGCTCGCACGGGGAGATCAGCGGGCGCCTCGACACCGGTGAGATCGAGGTCCGCCGCTTCCTGCCGGCGCCGGGCCAGGAGATCGGCACGTGGCACCCGTGGGACCGCGACGCGCTCGGCCGCTCCGGGCCGCGGGACGACGAGACGTGGACGGTCAACGCCGGGCCGGTGGACGACCCCGACCTGGAGGGCCGACCGGGCCGGCGCGCCAGCGACGGTCACGCCGGCGGCGACGACGGGCTCATGCGCGAGTTCGTGGAACGCCTGCGCCTGCGCCGCGAGGGGGCCGCCGTGTCCATGCCCACGCACGTCCGCGACGCGGAACGCAGCCACCGCATCGCGTTCGCCGCGGAACGATCGCGCCGGGAGGGCCGAACAGTGGAGATGAGCGCATGAGCAGCCGGACGAACGCCGCACCGGCGGCCGGCGTCGTGCACAGCGACGCCGTGCGGGCGCTGGCCGGGCGGGTCCTGGGCGCGGCCGCGGAGCGGGTCGTCGTCGGCCCGTTGGACGACGGGTCCGAACGCGGTGCGGACGGCGCTCCCGAGGGTGCCGCCGAGTTCGCGTACGCCGCGTCCGGCGGGGAGCTGGTGGTCCGGGCGAGCGACACGCCGGCGGCGGCGGCGGGGCTCTACCACTACCTCAAGCACGCGGGCGGGCGACAGGTCACGTGGGACCGGCTGCGCCCCGAGGCGCTCACGCGGCTCCCGGACGCCCCGCCCACGCGGCGCAGCACGCCGGCCGCCGCCCGCTACGACCTCAACGTCGTGACCACCGGCTACACGGCGCCGTACTGGGACTGGGCGCGCTGGGAGCGCGAGATCGACTGGATGGCGCTGCACGGGATCACGACGCCGCTCATGGTCGTGGGGCACGAGACGGTGCTGCTGCGCACGTTCACCGCTCTCGGGCTCGACCCCGGCGACGTCGTCGCCTGGCTCGGGAGCGCGGCTCACCTCCCGTGGACGCTCATGGGTTCGACGAGCTCGTTCGGCGGCCCGCTGCCGGACTCGTGGTTCGAGCGCCGCGCCGAGCTCGGCCGGCGGATCCTCGAGCGGCAGCGGGAGCTCGGCATGCGCGCCGTGCTGCCGGCGTTCGGCGGGCACGTGCCCGACGGGCTCGGCGCCGGCGCGCGCACGCACTGGCAGGGATTCTCGACGGCGCTGCTGGGCCCGGACGACGACGCGTTCGCCGTCGTCGCCGCGGAGTTCGCGCGCCAGCAGCGGGAGCTGTTCGGCACCGACCACCTGTACGCGGCTGACCCGTTCATCGAGTCGGTCCCGCCGTCGGGCGAGCCGGAGGACCTGGCCGCGTTCGCCGCGGCGACGTACGCCGGGATGAGCGCGGCCGACCCCGAGGCCACCTGGGTGATGCAGGCCTGGCCGTTCCACTACCACCGGCGCTTCTGGACGGCGGAGCGCATCGCTGCCGTGACCGACGCCGTCCCGCGCGACCGCCTGCTGCTGCTCGACCTGTGGGCCGAGCACGCGCCGGTGTGGGACGACGGGCGCGGCATCGCCGAGCACCAGTGGCTGTGGTGCGCCGTGCACAACTTCGGCGGCAGGTTCTCGGTGCACGGCGACCTCCACGGGCTCGCCCGGGACCTCGGCGGCGTGCTCGACGACGGCGCCCGCACCGGCGGTTTCACCGGCGTCGGCATGGCGATGGAGGCGCTGGAGAACAACCCGGTCTTCTACGAGCTCCTCACCGATCTCGTGTGGGAACGACCCGACGTCGACGCGTGGGTCGGGCGGTTCGTCGACCAGCGCTACGGCTTCGCGGACGGCACCGCCGCGCGCGATGCGGTCCACGGGGCCTGGGCGATCCTCCTGCGCACGCTGTACGGGCCGGGCATGACCCGGTCGATCCCGTCACCGGTGATCGCGCGCCCGGCCGACGTCGTCGCCCCCTTCCACACGCAGCGCCTCGCCGGGGAGTTCCTCGACCCGGACGCCCCCGTGATCGTCTCCGCCAACATCGACGCCGAGGCCGACCCGCGCGTCGAGGGCGACCTGCCCGAGATCGCCAGGGCCGCGGCTCTCCTGCGCGAGGCGGCCGGGAGCTCCGACGCCGGCGGTCCTCTCGCGCACGACCTCGCGGACCTGCTCACGCACGTCGTCGCGCAGCGCACGCGCGCGCCGATCCGGGCGATCGTCGCCGCGGCTCGGGCGGGGGACGCCGACGCCGTCCGGGCGAACGGTGCGCTGCTCGCCGCGGCGATCGCCGACCTCGACGCCGTCGCCGCCACCCAGCCCGACCGCCTCCTCGGCACGTGGCTCGCGGCCGCGCAGCGGTGGGCGGACGACGACGGCGAGCGTCGCGTCCTGCTGCGCGACGCGCGTCGCCAGCTCACCGTGTGGGGCGAGCAGACGTCCGGGCTGCACGACTACTCCGGCCGGCACTGGTCGGGTCTGCTCGGCGGGTTCTACGCCCCGCGCTGGCAGCTCTGGGTCGACTGGCTCGCGGAGGCTGCCGAGAGCGGCAGCGAGCCCGACCCGCAGGAGCTGCGCCGCGCCGTCGTCGCCCTCGAGGAGAGCTGGGTGGCCCGCGACGAGACCGGACCGACGGACCCGGCCGGCGATCTGGCGGCGCTCGCGGACCGGGTGCTCGCCACCTACTCCGCCCCGCTCGAGGTGTCCGGCCGATGAGCGACCGCCCGAACGTCCTGCTCGTCATGACGGACCAGCAGCGCTGGGACACGCTCGGGTCCGCCGGGGGTCCCGTCGAGACGGCGAACCTCGACCACCTGGCGGCGCAGGGCACCACGTTCACGCACGCGTACTCGGCGACGCCGTCGTGCACCCCGGCGCGGGCGTCCCTGCTCACCGGGCAGGACCCGTGGCACACCGGCATCCTCGGCATGGGCGCCGGCCAGCCTCCGATGGCGGGCCTGGAGAACACGCTCCCGGAGGCGCTCGCGGACGCGGGCTACCACACGCAGGGCGTCGGCAAGATGCACTTCTCGCCGCAGCGGGCGCTGCACGGGTTCCACGCGACGACGATCGACGAGTCGCTCCGCGTCGAGGAGCCGGGCTTCACCTCCGACTACACGCAGTGGTTCGAGCGCCACGCGCCGGCGGACGTGCGGCAGGCCGACCACGGGCTGGACTTCAACTCGTGGCTGGCGCGACCGTTCCACACCGGCGAGCACCTGCACCCGTCGACCTGGACGGTGACGGAGTCGATCCGCTTCCTGGAGCGCCGCGACCCCACCCGGCCCTTCTTCCTCATGACGTCGTTCGCGCGGCCGCACTCGCCGTACGACCCGCCCGCGTTCTACTACGAGCACTACCTGCGCCGGCACCACACCGGCGACCTGCCGCCCGCCGTCGTCGGCGACTGGGCGTCCGTGCACGATGTGGGCGGCGCGGAGGGCATGGACCCCAACGCCTGGCGCGGCCGGCGGACCGCCGACGAGATCGGGCGCGCCCGCGCCGGCTACTACGGGTCGATCCACCACATCGACCACCAGATCGGCCGGCTGATGCGGTACCTGCGCGACCGGCGTCTCGACGCCGAGACGCTCGTCGTCTTCACCGCCGACCACGGCGACATGCTCGGCGACCACCACCTGTGGCGGAAGACGTACGCGTACGAGGGGTCGGCGCACGTGCCGCTCGTCGTGCGGCTGCCCGCCGGCATGCGCTCCGCCGGCGACGCCGAGGTGGTGGACGATCCCGTGTGCCTGCAGGACGTCATGCCGACGATCCTCGACGCGTGCGGCGTCGACGTCCCGGCCAGCGTCGACGGCGCCAGCACGCTGCCGCTCGTCACCGGCGAGCGCGTGCCGTGGCGGGAGTTCGTGCACGGCGAGCACTCCACGTGCTACCACCCGAGCCAGGAGATGCAGTACCTCACCGACGGCGCCTGGAAGTACGTGTGGTTCCCGCGCGGGGACGGCCCCGGCTCACCGCGCGAGCAGCTGTTCGACCTGCGCTCCGACCCGTACGAGGAGCGCGACCTCGCGCCGCGGTCCGACCACGCCGCCGTCCTGCGGCGGTGGCGAGCACGCCTGGTCGACGTCCTCGCCCCTCGGGACGCCGGCCTGACCGACGGCGGGGCGCTCGTCCCGCAGGACGGGCGGCCACCGCTCGTCTCGCCTCACGCCGCGTCGCGCGTCGCGGAGCGGCTCGCGTGACCCGGCAGCGCTGGGCGCCGACCCAGGCGACGGACTGTTCGATCTCGCCGCAGAACTCGCTCGTTTCGTTCATCACGACCCGTTTCATGGACGCCCCGGCCCGGGGCGCCGTTCGATCGGTCGCACGCCCCACCGACGGGGCGACGATCGTGCACCCCGAGGAGGATTCATGAGGAAGTCGACAGCCCGGCCGCGCCGGGTTCACCGAGCCGCGGGGGCGGCAGTCGTCGCTGCCGCGGCCATCGTGCTCGCTGCCTGTTCCGGCGGAGGAGGCGGCGGCGAGGGCGACGACGGCGACGCGCCCGCCGAGAGCATCACGTTCTGGACGCCGCACGTCACTCCGGAGCGGCTCGCGGCCCAGGAGGCCGTCGCGGAGCAGTTCACGGAGGAGACCGGCATCGAGGTCGAGGTCGTGGCCCTCGCCGGCCCGGACCAGAACACCACGCTCGTGGCGGGTGCCGCCTCGGGCGACGTGCCCGACGTCATCCTGCACGGCTTCGACCAGGCCGCGGCGTGGGTCGATCAGGGGCTCCTCGACCAGGAGGCGGCGCAGGCGGTCATCGACGAGCTGGACCCGTCGACGTTCGCCGAGGCCGCGCTCAACCTCTCGAGCATCGACGGCGTCCCGACGGGTGTCCCGATGGACGGGTGGGGGCACATGCTCGTCTACCGGACGGACCTGTTCGAGGCCGCCGGTCTCGACGCACCCGAGTCGATCGAGGACGTCGCCGCGGCGGCCACCCGTCTGCACGAGGACGGCTACACCGGCATCGCGCTCGGCACGCAGGCCGGCAACCCGTTCACGCGCGAGACGATGGAGGCGATGCTGCTCGCGAACGGGTGCGAGCTCGTCACGGACGGCACCGTCACGCTCGACTCCCCGGAGTGCGTCGAGGGCCTGCGGCTGTACCAGGAGATGGCGGCCTCCGGCGGGAGCGGTGAGCTCGACGTCGAGGCTGCGCGCGCCGCGTACCTGGCCGGCGACGCCGCCATGCTCGTCTTCTCGTCGCACATCCTCGACGAGCTCGCCGGACTCGACCCCAACAACCCGGTGACGTGCGACGAGTGCACGGAGAACCCGCAGTTCCTGCTCGAGAACTCGGGCTTCGCGATGGGCCTGTCCGGCCCGGACAACGACGAGCCGCAGCTCTTCGGGAACATCCTCCAGCTCGGGATCCCCGTCGGGGCCCACACCGAGGAGGCCCAGCAGTTCGCCGAGTTCCTCCTCTCCGACGGGTACATGGAGTCGGTGGGCAGCGCGACCGAGGGCCGCATCCCGGTGCGCCTCGGCACGCCGGAGAACCCGACGGAGTACACCGAGGCCTGGGCGAACCTGCCGTTCGGCGCCGCGGGCGACGGGTCGTCGATCGCCGAGGTGTACGGCCAGGACGTCGCCGACCTCATCTCCGGCGGGAGCGAGAGCTACGCGCGCTGGGGCGCCGGGACGGCCGACGCCCTCCTGGCCTCCGTGGTCGCGCAGCAGAACGTGATCCCGCAGAACCTCGGCTCGTTCTTCACCGGCGGCGACCCGGCGGAGGTCGCCACGGGCCTGCAGACCGCCGTCGAGAGCGCGCAGCAGGACGCCGGGTGACAGCCGAGTCCCTCGCGGCACCGCGCCGTCGCGGTCGTCCTGCCTCGTCCACCCGGGCGAGGCAGGACGACCGGGCCGGTCGCCTGCTCGTCGCCCCGACGGCGCTCGTCGTCGGGTTCGTCGTGCTGCTCCCGTTCGCGGCGGTGCTGGTCCTCGCGTTCCAGGACATCCGCCTCGCCGAGCTGTCCCGGATCACGTTCGCCGACCTCGGGTTCGACCTCGAGGCGTTCCTCTCCACGTTCCGCCGCGACGGGTTCTGGGACTCGTTGCGCGCGACCCTCGTCTTCGCCTCGCTCACGGCCATCGGCTCCGTGGCGCTCGGCGTCGCCGTCGCCCTCGCGCTGCGCACGCCGTTCCGCGGGCGCGCGATCGTGCGCGGCCTCATCCTCATGCCGTACGTGCTCCCGGTGGTCGCGGCGGCGCAGACCTGGCGCACCCTGCTCAACACGCAGTACGGCTTCGTCAACGAGTTCGGCATGCGGTTCCTCGGATGGGACGGCCCGATCGCGTTCCTCACGACGCCGTCGGCCTCGGTCCTCGGTGTCGAGGTGCCGCTCGCGCTGCTGAGCGTCGTGCTCGTGCAGATCTGGGGCACGTTCCCGCTCGCGTTCCTGTTCGCGACGGCGCGGCTGCACGCGGTGCCCGGCGACCTCGAGGAGGCCGCGTCGCTCGACGGCGCCGGGGCGTGGCAGCGGATCCGCTACGTCGTCCTGCCCGAGCTGTCCGGCGTCATCGGGCTGCTCCTGCTGCTGCGCTTCATCTGGACGTTCCAGACCTTCAACGAGGTCTACCTGCTCACCGGTGGTGCAGCGGGCACCCAGGTGCTCGGCGTCCGCGTCTACAACGAGCTCATCGGCCGCGCGGACATCGGGAGCGCGTCGGGCGTCGGCGTGGCCATCACGGTCATGCTCGCCGGATTCATCGCGCTCTACCTGATCCTCGCCCGGCGTCGGGGGGAACGATGACCACCACCAGCCACACCCGCCCGACCGGCCCGCAGGCCGCCGCGCGGACCTCCCCGGCGGCGCGCCGCCGTCGTCGCCGGCGGGGCGAGATCGGCCCGGCGATCGTCCGGGTGGTCGTCATCGTGGGAGCCGTGCTGTTCGCCGCCGGTCCCGTGGTCTACGCGTTCGGACTCTCGCTGCAGCCGCTGGCCGCTGTCGCCGCGAACCCGCTCGACGTGTTCCCGTCGTTCTCCGAGCTGGACTTCTCGGCGTACTCGCGTGCGCTGCTCGACGAGTCGGACGGCGGCTTCGGCCTCGGTCGCTTCATGCGGAACTCGCTCGTCCTCGCGAGCCTCACGACGCTCGCCACCTTGGCCGTGTGCGTGCTCGGGGCCTATGCGACGGCGCGGCTCGAGTTCCGCGGTCGGGGTGCGATCGGGGCGATCTTCCTCGGCGTCTACGTGCTGCCGGGCATCGCGCTCGCCGTGCCGCTGTACGTGCTCTTCAGCCGGATCGGGCTCCGGGGCACCCTCGTCGGGCTGGTGCTCATCTACATGGCGTCCACGGTGCCGCTCGCGATCTACATGCTGCGCAACTACTTCGACGGCGTCCCCCGCAGCGTCGAGGAGGCGGCGGCGATCGACGGGGCGGGACGCATGCAGATCATCGGCCGGGTCGTCCTGCCGATGACGCTGCCCGGCATCGCCGCGACCGGCCTCTACATCTTCATGATCGCGTGGAACGAGTACCTGTACGCGCTGCTGTTCCTCGTGGAGGATCGCGAACGCTGGACCGTGTCGCTCGGCGTCGCCCAGCTCGCGACGTTCGACGTCCCGGTCACGGTGCTCATGGCCGGGTCGATCGCCATCACCCTCCCGGTGGTCATCGGGTTCTTCGCCAGCCAGCGGCTCCTCATCTCTGGGCTCACCGCCGGCGCCGAGAAGGGCTGACCCGGCGAGCTGGCGGCGGCGCCAGCCCTGGCGCCGACCCCGCCCGCCGAGTCAGACCCGCCGACCCCGACCCGCCGAGTCAGACCCGAGCGGCCGAGTCAGACCTCCCGGAAGGTCTGACTCGGCCGCTCGCGTCTGACTCGGCAGTGGTGCCCTCCTCGCGCTCGCCTCTTGACACGATTCAACGCCTCCTGGCATCGTGGCGTCGCATCAGTGTGGAACCGGTACCACATCGGTTCCACATCCACCCGGGTCGCGAGCCCATGGTGGGTCCCGCGTCCCACGGCGGCTCGCGTCCCACAGCGGCTCGAGTCCCACGGCGGCTCGAGTCCCACGGCGCGGCAGGAGGTGCGACATGGCCGTCACGATCTACGAGATCGCGCGGCGCGCCGGCGTCGGCGTCTCCACGGTGTCGCGGTACCTCAACTCGTCCGGCTACGTCGGTGCCGACGCCGCCCGGCGCATCGCCGCCGTCGTCGAGGAGACGGGCTACGTCTCGAGCCGCGCCGCCAGCTCACTGACGACCAAGCGCAGCGGCGCCATCGGGTTCGTCACGTCGAGCCTCCTCAACCCGTTCGCCGCGGAGCTCGCCCACGCGATGGCCGCGGAGGCCGCCAGCGAGGGGTTCTCCGTGCTGTCGGCGGTCACGGACGGCGACGACGACCGCCTCGTCCACGTGCTGCGCGACCTGCGCAGCCACCGCGTCGACGGCGTCATCGTCACGCCGCCGGAGACCCCTGCCGTCCGCGAGGAGCTGGCCCGGACCGTGGCGTCCGGGGTGCCGGTCACGACCATCGGGATGGCGATCCCGGACGCCGCCCACGACGAGGTCAGCACGGACACGTACGGCGGGGCGCTCGACGCCGTCCGGCACCTCCTCGAGCAGGGTCACCGCGCGATCGCCGTCGTGGCCGGCCCCGATCCGGAGCGCGTCGCCGCAAGCCGGTTCCGCGCCTACCGGGACGCCCTCGACGCCGCCGGCCTCGCCGTCCGCGCCGAGCTGGTGCCCGCCACGGCGCTCGACCGTGAGGGCGGGGCCGAGGCCGCGGCGCGCCTCTTCGCCCTCGACGCACCCCCGACGGCGGTGTTCGCCGCGAACGACCTGGCGGCGCTCGGCGTCCTCCAGGCCGCCCACGAGGCGGGACTGCGCGTGCCCGACGACCTGTCCGTCGTCGGCTTCGACGACATCGCGATGGCCTCCCACGCCACCCCGCCCCTCACCACGGTGCGGCAGCCCAAGACCGCGATGGGGGTCCGCGCCGTCCGGCTGCTGCTCGACCGGATCGCCGAGCCCGAGCGCGAACCACGTTCCGAACGGCTGGAGTGCGAGCTGGTGGTGCGCGCCTCGGTGGCCCCGCCGCGCCGTGGCCGGGAAGGAGCCGCCACCGACCTCTGACGACACCCGTCC includes these proteins:
- a CDS encoding LacI family DNA-binding transcriptional regulator, with amino-acid sequence MAVTIYEIARRAGVGVSTVSRYLNSSGYVGADAARRIAAVVEETGYVSSRAASSLTTKRSGAIGFVTSSLLNPFAAELAHAMAAEAASEGFSVLSAVTDGDDDRLVHVLRDLRSHRVDGVIVTPPETPAVREELARTVASGVPVTTIGMAIPDAAHDEVSTDTYGGALDAVRHLLEQGHRAIAVVAGPDPERVAASRFRAYRDALDAAGLAVRAELVPATALDREGGAEAAARLFALDAPPTAVFAANDLAALGVLQAAHEAGLRVPDDLSVVGFDDIAMASHATPPLTTVRQPKTAMGVRAVRLLLDRIAEPEREPRSERLECELVVRASVAPPRRGREGAATDL